A stretch of the Flavobacterium aquiphilum genome encodes the following:
- the traJ gene encoding conjugative transposon protein TraJ, translated as MVLFKINQRAILIILGVLFPFMTQAQSLGNDMKSLHFVLDQLYDEMMPLCSNLLAVGQGIAGFAAIWYIASRVWRHIANAEPIDFYPLFRPFVIGFCIMIFPSVLALINGVMKPTVAATAAMVEGSNNAVAILLKEKEKAIKQTDPWKMYVGLDGTGDRDRWYKYTHDNEDPSNEDMLSGIGNDVKFAMEKASYSFRNSVKEWMSEVLRVLFEAAALCIDTLRTFQLVVLSILGPFVFGIAVFDGFQHTLTVWLARYINIYLWLPVANIFGSIIGRIQELMLKLDIAQVHNTGDTFFSRTDMAYLIFMIIGIIGYFTVPSVANYIVHAGGGGALGQKVTSLFGGATTSVINKASQGAGMVMDSMGNGAGKMSQSMSTSAGNSPYFQDKEGYMGSKLKGNSN; from the coding sequence ATGGTTTTATTTAAGATTAATCAAAGGGCTATTCTTATAATTCTTGGAGTGCTATTCCCTTTTATGACACAGGCTCAGAGTTTAGGAAATGACATGAAAAGCCTTCATTTTGTTTTGGATCAACTGTATGATGAGATGATGCCTTTATGCAGTAATCTTTTGGCTGTGGGGCAGGGAATAGCGGGATTTGCAGCGATATGGTATATAGCTTCCCGGGTTTGGAGGCATATCGCCAATGCAGAGCCCATTGATTTTTATCCTTTATTCCGGCCTTTTGTTATCGGGTTCTGTATAATGATTTTTCCATCGGTATTGGCACTTATTAATGGAGTCATGAAGCCGACAGTTGCCGCTACGGCGGCAATGGTAGAAGGATCAAATAATGCAGTAGCTATTCTTTTGAAAGAAAAGGAAAAAGCAATCAAACAAACTGATCCCTGGAAAATGTACGTTGGACTGGATGGTACAGGGGATAGGGATAGGTGGTATAAATACACCCACGATAATGAAGATCCTTCAAATGAGGATATGTTGTCTGGCATTGGAAACGATGTCAAATTTGCTATGGAAAAGGCGTCCTATAGTTTTAGAAATTCGGTAAAAGAGTGGATGAGCGAAGTATTGCGGGTATTGTTTGAAGCAGCAGCTTTGTGCATTGATACACTCAGGACTTTCCAACTTGTAGTACTTTCCATTTTGGGACCATTTGTTTTTGGTATTGCAGTGTTTGATGGCTTTCAGCATACCCTTACTGTATGGTTGGCTAGGTATATCAATATTTATCTTTGGTTACCGGTAGCTAATATTTTTGGAAGTATTATCGGGCGAATTCAGGAACTGATGCTAAAATTGGATATAGCTCAGGTGCACAATACCGGTGATACCTTTTTTAGCAGGACAGACATGGCGTATCTCATTTTTATGATTATTGGCATAATAGGATATTTTACCGTTCCCTCAGTAGCCAATTATATTGTCCATGCCGGTGGAGGTGGTGCTCTTGGACAGAAGGTGACCAGTCTCTTTGGAGGAGCAACTACTTCAGTGATCAACAAAGCATCCCAAGGGGCCGGAATGGTTATGGATTCGATGGGGAATGGCGCAGGGAAAATGTCACAAAGTATGTCTACATCGGCAGGAAACTCACCCTATTTTCAGGATAAAGAAGGATACATGGGAAGTAAGCTAAAAGGAAATTCGAATTAA
- a CDS encoding TerB family tellurite resistance protein: MKKIFVSTIFTLVLLLPIKGFSQVQEIQQLILNIEKLAQFKEILSDMKKGYDVLSGGYKAVKDMSQGNFSLHKTFLDALLQVSPAVKKYKRVGDIINYQILLVKESKKGLNRFRKSDSFTIQELNYFENIYGNLLNQSLRNLDELTMVMADGKLRMSDDERLEAIDKIYMEMQDKLHFLKSFNASSNILVLQRTKEANDAQVSKSLYKLNN, encoded by the coding sequence ATGAAAAAGATTTTTGTTTCAACAATATTCACCTTAGTTCTGCTTCTTCCGATAAAAGGATTTTCTCAAGTTCAGGAGATCCAGCAATTGATTCTGAATATCGAAAAGTTGGCTCAATTCAAAGAGATTCTAAGTGATATGAAAAAGGGATATGATGTTTTATCGGGAGGCTATAAGGCTGTGAAAGATATGTCCCAAGGAAATTTTAGCCTGCACAAAACTTTTCTGGACGCCCTTTTGCAAGTAAGCCCAGCAGTCAAGAAATACAAAAGGGTAGGTGATATTATCAATTATCAGATTCTTTTAGTTAAAGAGAGCAAAAAGGGCTTAAACAGGTTTCGAAAAAGTGACAGCTTTACCATTCAAGAGTTGAATTATTTTGAAAATATTTATGGCAATTTACTCAATCAAAGTCTTAGAAATCTTGATGAACTGACCATGGTTATGGCTGATGGAAAACTTCGGATGTCCGATGATGAACGGCTGGAGGCTATTGATAAGATCTATATGGAAATGCAGGACAAATTGCATTTTCTGAAAAGCTTTAATGCGTCGTCTAATATTTTGGTGCTGCAACGAACAAAAGAGGCAAATGACGCACAGGTGTCGAAAAGTCTTTACAAACTAAATAACTAG
- a CDS encoding conjugal transfer protein TraI: MKVKTKLIAAVLCLFLLSTPARPATNVTALPILELVRQVAIKVIKAIDLRIQRLQNKTIWLQNAQKKIENILSKLKLNEISEWTQKQRDLYKEYYDELMKVKSVIAYYQRIKEITRKQARLVDEYERAWKLFKQDSHFTAEELEYMQRVYTGILEESLKNMDQIFLILDSFTTQMSDLKRLEIINKAADQIDANYDDLLLFNDQNKMLSLQRAKTEVEAQKVKQFYGIP; encoded by the coding sequence ATGAAAGTGAAAACAAAATTAATTGCCGCTGTGCTTTGTTTATTTCTACTATCTACCCCAGCACGGCCTGCTACAAATGTCACAGCACTACCTATCTTGGAGCTTGTAAGACAGGTCGCTATTAAAGTAATAAAAGCCATTGATCTCCGGATTCAGCGTTTGCAGAACAAGACCATCTGGTTGCAAAACGCCCAGAAGAAAATAGAGAACATCTTATCTAAATTAAAATTGAATGAGATTTCCGAGTGGACACAAAAGCAGCGGGACCTTTACAAGGAGTATTACGATGAACTGATGAAAGTCAAATCAGTTATTGCCTATTATCAGCGAATTAAAGAGATCACCCGAAAGCAGGCCAGACTGGTGGACGAGTATGAACGGGCTTGGAAATTATTTAAGCAAGACAGTCATTTTACGGCTGAAGAGCTTGAATATATGCAGCGGGTTTATACAGGAATTTTGGAAGAAAGCTTAAAAAATATGGATCAGATATTTTTAATACTTGATTCCTTCACGACCCAAATGAGTGATCTAAAGCGATTGGAAATTATTAATAAGGCTGCAGACCAAATCGATGCTAATTATGATGATTTATTGCTGTTCAATGACCAGAATAAGATGCTAAGTCTTCAGAGGGCTAAAACAGAAGTTGAGGCTCAGAAAGTGAAACAATTTTACGGAATCCCTTAA
- a CDS encoding TraG family conjugative transposon ATPase, giving the protein METKMDDVLPIMAVEHDCILSKQGDVTIVFKAELPEIFTLSDQEYEAFHQTWIKAVKVLPKRCVFHKQDWFLESAHQADFTGTDNSFLSQSSERFFNERSFLNHSCYIMLTKKPVTRKSSSSLFSNLIRRSIVPEETLKPQLLQDFIDCTGQFKRILEDSGFVKLTRLVNNDLKSQTRSLGLIEQYCFLSDGKDPFIYNDIKFDNGLEVGDKYCQLFTLGDAVDLPALCGSRINFDRYSTDRTKFSIGFASTLGQLLSCNHIYNQYLFIEDVQKAIQKLESKRLRLQSLSAYSRENLSARDATNDFLNEAVSQQRSPVKAHFNILAWSSNKDELKDIKNKVSSALAQMDTAAKQETVGAAQIYWAGIPGNEADFPMNDTFDTFIEQAVCFLNMETGYGSSLSPVGIRLGDRLTGRPVHVDISDEPVKMGICTNRNKFILGPSGSGKSFFTNHMVRSYYEQGTHIVLVDVGHSYKGLCDMVNGYYFTYDEKKPIRFNPFYIGEGDSLDTEKKESIKTLLLALWKKDDETFNRSEYVALSNALQLYYEKLEIQSTIFPCFDTFYEFLKEEFVLILESDKVKEKDFDVNNFLYVLRPYYKGGEFDYLLNATENLELLKERFIVFELDNIKDHPILFPVVTIIIMEVFISKMRKLKGIRKMILIEEAWKAIAKEGMAEYIKYLFKTVRKFFGEAIVVTQEVEDIISSPVVKQAIINNSDCKILLDQSKYQNKFDQIQELLGLTEKEKALVLSVNKANDPTKKYKEVFVSLGGMLSKVYRTEVSLEEYLVYTTEESEKVKVHTYAQKYGGDIKKGIAALAFDLRNGN; this is encoded by the coding sequence ATATGAAGCATTTCATCAAACCTGGATTAAAGCTGTAAAAGTGCTTCCTAAACGATGTGTCTTTCATAAGCAGGACTGGTTTTTAGAAAGCGCACATCAGGCAGATTTTACCGGTACGGACAATAGTTTTCTAAGTCAAAGTAGTGAACGTTTTTTTAACGAAAGGTCTTTTTTGAACCATTCGTGCTATATCATGTTGACAAAAAAGCCGGTTACAAGAAAGAGCTCTAGTTCTTTGTTTTCAAACCTGATAAGACGATCGATTGTTCCCGAAGAAACTTTAAAGCCACAATTGTTACAGGATTTTATTGACTGTACCGGCCAGTTTAAACGGATTTTGGAGGATAGCGGCTTTGTAAAACTCACACGATTAGTGAACAATGACCTAAAAAGCCAAACCCGCTCGTTAGGGTTAATTGAACAATATTGTTTTTTATCAGATGGGAAAGACCCTTTTATCTATAATGATATCAAATTTGATAATGGTTTAGAAGTTGGGGATAAATATTGCCAACTCTTTACCTTAGGTGATGCTGTTGATCTGCCTGCCCTATGTGGTTCTAGAATCAATTTTGATCGCTATTCGACGGATAGGACAAAATTCAGTATCGGATTTGCATCGACTCTAGGGCAGCTTTTGTCCTGTAATCACATCTATAATCAATACCTGTTTATAGAAGATGTCCAAAAGGCCATTCAGAAGTTAGAAAGCAAACGTCTTCGTTTACAGTCATTATCGGCTTACAGCCGTGAGAACCTGTCTGCAAGAGATGCTACAAACGATTTTTTAAATGAAGCTGTTTCCCAACAGCGATCACCTGTAAAGGCACATTTTAATATTTTGGCCTGGTCGTCCAATAAAGATGAATTAAAGGATATTAAAAATAAGGTCTCGTCGGCACTCGCCCAAATGGATACGGCTGCCAAACAGGAAACAGTGGGAGCTGCTCAAATATACTGGGCAGGGATACCGGGGAACGAAGCTGATTTTCCAATGAATGACACTTTTGACACCTTCATCGAGCAAGCGGTTTGTTTTTTAAATATGGAGACTGGTTACGGTTCTTCACTCAGTCCTGTTGGCATTCGTTTGGGCGATCGCCTTACCGGAAGACCTGTTCATGTGGATATCAGTGACGAGCCGGTGAAAATGGGAATATGTACCAATAGAAACAAATTCATTTTGGGGCCATCGGGAAGTGGAAAATCCTTTTTTACCAATCATATGGTTAGAAGCTATTATGAACAAGGAACGCATATAGTGTTGGTTGATGTAGGACATAGTTACAAGGGATTGTGCGATATGGTAAACGGCTATTATTTTACCTATGATGAAAAAAAACCAATTCGGTTCAATCCATTTTACATCGGAGAGGGAGACAGTTTGGATACGGAGAAAAAGGAGAGTATTAAAACACTGCTTTTGGCTTTGTGGAAAAAAGATGACGAAACATTTAACCGCAGTGAATATGTGGCTTTGTCCAATGCTTTGCAACTTTACTATGAAAAATTGGAAATTCAAAGTACTATTTTTCCCTGCTTCGATACCTTCTACGAGTTTTTGAAAGAAGAATTTGTTTTGATTTTAGAAAGCGATAAGGTAAAAGAAAAGGATTTTGACGTCAACAATTTTCTTTATGTATTACGACCTTACTACAAGGGTGGTGAGTTTGATTATCTGCTCAACGCGACGGAGAACCTGGAGCTTTTAAAGGAACGTTTTATTGTTTTTGAATTGGATAATATCAAAGACCACCCAATACTTTTCCCGGTGGTGACCATCATTATCATGGAGGTTTTTATAAGCAAGATGCGAAAACTAAAAGGTATCCGTAAAATGATTTTGATTGAAGAGGCTTGGAAAGCCATTGCCAAAGAGGGAATGGCAGAGTACATCAAATACCTTTTTAAAACGGTGAGAAAGTTCTTTGGTGAAGCCATTGTGGTTACTCAGGAAGTCGAAGATATTATTTCTTCCCCGGTCGTCAAGCAGGCTATCATCAATAATAGCGATTGCAAAATCCTACTGGATCAAAGTAAGTATCAAAACAAATTTGATCAGATACAGGAATTGTTGGGACTTACTGAGAAAGAAAAAGCATTAGTACTATCGGTTAATAAGGCCAATGATCCAACTAAGAAATATAAAGAAGTATTCGTTTCATTAGGAGGGATGCTTTCCAAGGTATACAGAACAGAGGTTTCATTGGAGGAATATCTGGTTTATACCACAGAAGAAAGTGAAAAGGTGAAAGTACACACCTACGCCCAAAAGTACGGAGGCGATATCAAAAAAGGTATAGCTGCATTGGCTTTTGATTTGAGAAATGGAAATTAA